A region from the Parasphingopyxis sp. CP4 genome encodes:
- a CDS encoding DUF6768 family protein, with translation MTEFDDKLRAALDADDEAFLQELDEGRGMFAQIGDTFAGPLGGWAKLIFFVALVLGIGLLYAVWQLFTADTDRELFIWVTATLALLMAQGFVKQWFFERMNLMTILRELKRIELRVARIEERG, from the coding sequence ATGACCGAATTTGATGACAAGCTCCGCGCTGCATTGGACGCCGATGACGAAGCGTTCCTGCAGGAGCTCGACGAGGGGCGCGGCATGTTCGCGCAGATCGGCGATACATTTGCCGGGCCACTGGGCGGCTGGGCGAAGCTGATCTTCTTCGTCGCCTTGGTGCTCGGCATCGGGCTGCTCTATGCAGTGTGGCAGCTCTTTACCGCCGATACCGATCGCGAGCTCTTCATCTGGGTAACCGCAACGCTCGCCCTGCTAATGGCCCAGGGCTTTGTGAAACAATGGTTCTTCGAACGGATGAACCTGATGACGATCCTGCGCGAGCTAAAGCGGATCGAACTGCGCGTCGCGCGGATTGAAGAGCGGGGTTAG
- a CDS encoding RNA polymerase sigma factor, with amino-acid sequence MDQSGRVFDELLVLHVQNGDRRALERLASRWHPRLLRSARRFTGDDELAREAVQECWLGITSGLKKLNDPARFPAWAFTILRRRCADRIKAHAAHRPRSDELTEANAPVISPRGEDQAALRQAFASLPEDQRIAATLYFVERLKLDEISAATGVPLGTVKSRIFTARKTLKSLLEGEE; translated from the coding sequence ATGGATCAGAGCGGGCGGGTTTTTGATGAGCTGCTCGTGCTCCATGTCCAAAATGGTGACCGGCGGGCTCTGGAGCGACTTGCGTCGCGCTGGCATCCGCGGCTGCTGCGCTCGGCGCGGCGCTTTACCGGTGATGACGAGCTGGCGCGCGAAGCGGTTCAGGAATGCTGGCTCGGCATCACCAGCGGGCTGAAAAAGCTCAACGACCCGGCGCGGTTTCCGGCTTGGGCCTTTACGATCCTGCGTCGCCGCTGCGCGGACCGGATCAAGGCGCATGCCGCCCATCGCCCACGGTCCGATGAGCTGACAGAGGCCAATGCGCCGGTCATCTCGCCACGTGGCGAAGATCAGGCCGCGCTGCGCCAGGCATTTGCCAGCCTGCCCGAAGACCAGCGGATCGCCGCGACGCTCTATTTCGTTGAGCGGCTCAAACTGGACGAGATTTCAGCCGCGACGGGTGTGCCGCTTGGCACCGTGAAGTCGCGCATCTTTACCGCTCGCAAGACGCTAAAATCCCTATTGGAAGGAGAAGAGTAA
- a CDS encoding CCA tRNA nucleotidyltransferase: protein MTLPDAPWRSWPGMDQLLKALDAEGGNVRFVGGAVRDTLLGLEVQDIDCATVFRPEDAMERLEAAGIKTVPTGLKHGTVTAIIERRPIEVTTLRRDVSTDGRHAEVAYSENWQEDAARRDFTINALSADPITGEIFDYFNGRADLDARLVRFIGDPAERIAEDHLRILRFFRFHARFGSGAPDAEGLAAAAKFANSLMALSRERIADELLKTLALPDPSETIALMIEHRIFTPVLPEIVSAEELIRLTGRETVFDQAGDPIRRLAALLPPEPDTAVSVATRLKMSRAQRKRLATATARIPGDTAEPRALAYRHGIDGAIDRLLLCPTNDAVTGDAIALLIENPPPERFPLKGGELIAMGMEAGPDVAVKLREIENIWIAEDFPGEARVWEIAQEMLSSE from the coding sequence ATGACGCTGCCTGATGCTCCCTGGCGCAGCTGGCCCGGTATGGATCAACTGCTGAAGGCACTCGATGCTGAAGGCGGCAATGTCCGGTTCGTTGGCGGCGCTGTTCGCGATACGCTGCTTGGTCTCGAAGTTCAGGATATCGACTGCGCGACTGTGTTTCGGCCCGAAGATGCGATGGAGCGGCTCGAAGCTGCCGGGATAAAGACCGTTCCGACCGGCCTCAAACATGGCACCGTCACCGCCATCATCGAAAGACGCCCGATCGAAGTCACAACCCTGCGCCGCGATGTTTCAACAGATGGTCGCCATGCCGAGGTCGCCTATAGCGAGAATTGGCAGGAGGATGCGGCGCGCCGGGATTTCACGATCAACGCCCTCTCCGCCGACCCCATCACTGGCGAGATTTTCGATTATTTTAATGGCCGGGCCGACTTGGACGCCCGCCTCGTACGCTTCATTGGCGATCCAGCCGAGCGCATCGCCGAAGATCATCTCCGGATTTTGCGCTTTTTTCGCTTTCATGCGCGGTTCGGGAGCGGCGCTCCCGATGCCGAGGGGCTGGCGGCGGCCGCGAAGTTCGCCAACAGCCTGATGGCATTATCTCGCGAGCGGATCGCTGACGAGCTACTCAAGACATTGGCACTGCCCGATCCATCGGAGACCATCGCGCTGATGATCGAGCATCGCATCTTCACACCTGTTCTGCCCGAGATCGTCAGCGCGGAAGAACTGATCCGGCTGACTGGCCGCGAGACAGTATTTGATCAAGCCGGCGATCCGATCCGACGGCTGGCCGCCCTGCTGCCACCCGAACCCGATACCGCGGTCTCGGTTGCAACGCGCCTCAAAATGTCTCGGGCGCAGCGCAAAAGGCTGGCGACGGCTACCGCCCGTATTCCGGGCGACACGGCCGAGCCCCGTGCCCTTGCCTATCGCCATGGCATAGACGGCGCGATTGATCGCCTGCTGCTCTGCCCGACCAATGACGCCGTTACGGGCGATGCCATCGCACTATTGATCGAAAACCCGCCTCCCGAGCGCTTCCCCCTCAAGGGCGGAGAGCTTATCGCAATGGGTATGGAGGCCGGGCCAGACGTCGCCGTAAAACTGCGTGAAATCGAAAATATCTGGATCGCGGAAGATTTCCCCGGCGAAGCGCGCGTGTGGGAAATCGCGCAGGAAATGCTGTCGTCCGAATAA
- a CDS encoding CoA pyrophosphatase, whose product MSLAVSLRDTLEKSHALEIPVFESDIRGERLAANGDTVDAAVLIPVVERDTPTVILTRRTDALPSHPGQVAFPGGKVDPIDDGPVSAALREAEEEISLPRHQVDLVGTTDLYLTGTGFHITPVIGVVPPGIELVPEAGEVAAIFEVPFDTLFDPANYAEREIEWQGRMRRYHEMYWDDHRIWGVTASIIMNLSRRLSAVKA is encoded by the coding sequence ATGAGCCTTGCCGTTTCCCTGCGCGACACGCTCGAAAAATCCCATGCACTGGAGATCCCCGTTTTCGAGTCCGACATCCGCGGTGAGCGGCTGGCTGCAAATGGCGATACCGTCGACGCGGCTGTCCTGATCCCGGTCGTCGAGCGCGATACGCCAACGGTCATCCTCACCCGGCGGACAGATGCTTTGCCCAGCCATCCCGGACAGGTCGCCTTTCCCGGTGGCAAGGTGGATCCGATTGACGATGGCCCGGTGAGCGCCGCTCTGCGCGAAGCCGAAGAGGAGATCTCTCTTCCGAGGCATCAGGTCGACCTGGTCGGGACAACCGACCTCTATTTGACCGGCACAGGTTTTCACATCACGCCCGTGATCGGTGTTGTCCCTCCGGGCATCGAGCTTGTCCCGGAAGCGGGTGAAGTGGCTGCCATATTCGAAGTCCCATTCGACACGCTGTTCGATCCCGCAAACTATGCTGAGCGGGAGATTGAGTGGCAGGGGCGGATGCGGCGCTATCACGAAATGTATTGGGACGATCATCGCATCTGGGGTGTCACAGCATCGATAATAATGAATCTGTCACGCCGGCTGAGCGCGGTGAAGGCATGA
- a CDS encoding DUF1285 domain-containing protein: MPAPVPPENLASLSLDAIAALAEDRSLPPVDRWNPEREGVIDIRIAKDGTWYHEGDPINRSALVRLFSTILRREADGSHVLVTPAEKLMIQVEDAAFLAVEMKLGTDESGTQRIMFRLNTGDLVVVGPDHALKLRGDVEDALPYLHVRGDLWALLSRPVYYALMEHALENGSDPIGVSSDGAFFPLAPEGVAR; encoded by the coding sequence ATGCCTGCACCCGTTCCGCCCGAAAACCTGGCCTCACTTTCGCTCGATGCTATTGCCGCGCTAGCCGAGGATCGAAGCCTACCGCCGGTTGATCGCTGGAATCCGGAACGCGAAGGCGTGATCGATATTCGTATCGCGAAGGACGGAACCTGGTATCATGAAGGCGATCCGATCAATCGATCGGCGCTGGTGCGACTATTTTCCACGATATTACGCCGCGAAGCCGATGGCAGCCATGTGCTCGTCACGCCAGCTGAAAAGCTGATGATCCAGGTGGAGGATGCGGCGTTCCTGGCGGTCGAAATGAAACTGGGAACCGATGAATCCGGCACGCAGCGGATCATGTTCCGACTGAATACGGGCGACCTTGTCGTCGTGGGACCAGACCATGCGCTTAAATTGCGCGGAGACGTTGAGGACGCCCTCCCCTATCTGCATGTACGCGGAGACCTATGGGCCTTGCTCAGCAGACCGGTCTATTATGCCCTGATGGAGCACGCACTCGAAAATGGCAGTGACCCAATCGGCGTTTCCAGCGATGGCGCCTTCTTTCCGTTGGCGCCAGAAGGTGTAGCGCGATGA